One genomic region from Sulfurimonas sp. hsl 1-7 encodes:
- a CDS encoding YeeE/YedE thiosulfate transporter family protein — MPRQIPWWIGGIAMSLLFFFSFSEIGADRPIGASTGMAYLSTVVFGLDAENYIYTAEIEKSGAWEGVMLIGVFFGGLFMSVFVTKTFHISYIPTLWKERKNSSVKSRMIWSFIAGFLLVFGARLAGGCNAGHILSGGSQLAISGIIFAVFALGTGVITGRFFYKRKVCKK, encoded by the coding sequence ATGCCTAGACAGATACCATGGTGGATCGGTGGAATAGCTATGAGTTTGCTATTCTTTTTTAGTTTTTCAGAGATAGGTGCTGACCGCCCTATAGGCGCTTCAACGGGTATGGCCTACCTTTCAACTGTAGTTTTTGGACTCGATGCAGAGAATTACATCTATACCGCTGAGATAGAAAAATCGGGAGCTTGGGAAGGTGTTATGCTGATCGGTGTATTTTTCGGTGGACTATTTATGTCTGTGTTTGTTACAAAAACATTTCATATCAGCTATATACCGACACTTTGGAAAGAGCGAAAAAACAGCTCTGTAAAATCACGTATGATTTGGAGCTTCATTGCCGGATTTTTACTTGTTTTCGGTGCTAGACTTGCGGGAGGATGCAACGCAGGACATATACTCTCAGGAGGGAGCCAGTTAGCCATAAGCGGCATTATCTTTGCGGTATTTGCACTTGGAACAGGTGTAATCACGGGGAGATTTTTTTATAAAAGAAAGGTTTGTAAAAAATGA
- a CDS encoding YeeE/YedE thiosulfate transporter family protein — MIDRVIEMFEIVANGNHGSVWLVLFIGFVFGAIILYSRLDKFEKMAGFMIFEDTLVPRMAMTTVALSSVGFYFLVQNGYATFSIKPIFLTGLIVGAIIFGIGLVILGKCPSAFFVSVSEGRVDAFVGVLGGMTGGAVFTLLYPSIKEFMGPYMGAHQVIDFFSDYSFVIVAIFSTVLLLTAYFLPTIEYKDPADFKTKE; from the coding sequence ATGATAGATAGAGTTATAGAGATGTTTGAGATAGTGGCAAACGGCAACCACGGTTCCGTTTGGCTTGTGCTTTTTATAGGGTTTGTTTTCGGAGCTATTATTTTATACTCAAGGCTAGATAAGTTTGAGAAAATGGCCGGATTTATGATCTTTGAAGACACTTTGGTTCCACGTATGGCAATGACAACCGTAGCACTCTCTAGTGTCGGATTTTACTTTTTGGTACAAAACGGTTACGCTACTTTCTCGATAAAACCGATTTTTCTTACGGGGCTTATTGTAGGTGCCATCATTTTTGGAATCGGTTTGGTAATTCTTGGAAAATGCCCTTCTGCTTTTTTTGTATCGGTATCGGAAGGAAGAGTTGATGCCTTTGTAGGAGTTCTCGGGGGTATGACAGGCGGAGCAGTTTTTACACTTCTTTATCCATCGATCAAAGAGTTTATGGGACCATACATGGGAGCACATCAGGTCATAGATTTTTTCTCAGACTACTCTTTTGTGATAGTAGCTATCTTTAGTACAGTTCTTTTACTTACTGCATACTTTTTACCTACCATAGAGTACAAAGACCCTGCAGATTTTAAAACAAAAGAGTAA
- a CDS encoding sensor domain-containing diguanylate cyclase, which yields MIYIILVLVFLIIFIYLRFRKQQQNLIEAKEKYKSIVEDLGENFFAYRMDADFNFVYFSKNMENILGTPPEDVLGKNFDNMLEWTGDSIEIGAKSLDAYYQGKQTTDLTMMSFIHPISKEERFIRVADHAVHDSSGNLLWIEGILEDITSRINAEKALQQKKLEFEKLATTDILTDVYNRYSIMKQIEEEINRIKRKEEFLSLIMYDFDHFKNVNDNFGHDVGDYVLKETTKVISGVIREIDKIGRYGGEEFLILLPFSNLSNALEVAERIRDAVASHHFKDVGHITISLGVVEYKKDESRKSLLKRVDEKMYESKHSGRNKISS from the coding sequence ATGATATATATTATTCTTGTTTTAGTTTTTTTAATCATTTTTATTTATCTAAGATTTCGTAAACAGCAGCAAAATCTTATTGAAGCGAAAGAAAAATATAAGTCTATTGTTGAAGATTTAGGGGAAAACTTTTTTGCATACCGCATGGATGCAGACTTTAATTTTGTCTACTTTAGTAAAAATATGGAGAATATACTCGGAACTCCTCCGGAAGATGTTCTTGGAAAAAATTTTGACAATATGTTAGAGTGGACCGGTGACTCCATAGAAATAGGTGCAAAAAGTCTCGATGCCTATTACCAAGGAAAACAAACCACTGATCTGACAATGATGTCATTTATTCACCCCATTAGCAAAGAGGAACGCTTTATAAGGGTAGCCGATCATGCTGTTCATGACAGTTCAGGCAATCTGTTATGGATAGAGGGGATCCTTGAAGATATTACAAGTAGAATAAATGCAGAAAAAGCACTCCAGCAAAAAAAACTTGAATTTGAAAAGCTTGCCACTACAGATATTTTAACAGATGTATACAACCGTTACTCCATCATGAAACAGATTGAAGAAGAGATCAATCGTATTAAACGTAAAGAGGAATTTTTATCCCTAATTATGTACGACTTTGACCATTTTAAAAATGTAAATGACAACTTTGGCCATGATGTAGGAGATTATGTATTAAAAGAAACTACAAAAGTTATAAGTGGGGTAATTCGGGAAATCGACAAGATAGGTCGATACGGTGGCGAAGAGTTTCTTATTTTATTACCGTTTTCCAACTTATCTAATGCTCTGGAAGTTGCGGAAAGGATAAGAGATGCTGTTGCTTCTCATCATTTCAAAGATGTAGGACATATAACAATCAGCTTAGGGGTTGTTGAGTACAAGAAAGATGAATCTCGTAAAAGCTTATTGAAACGAGTTGATGAAAAAATGTATGAATCAAAACACTCTGGTCGCAACAAAATATCTTCATAA
- a CDS encoding FKBP-type peptidyl-prolyl cis-trans isomerase, which translates to MEKITKNTLVSISLKLADEKGNILDESDEVMYLHGGYNQIFQKLEDELEGKKVGDTFDLLLAPADAFGEFNESLMVKELLTDLPEEIAVGMELEGEDESVVFVVESIDDEYATLNANHELAGIPLRVSGEVLEMEHLSDAGVEEILNMEHEH; encoded by the coding sequence ATGGAAAAAATTACAAAAAATACACTTGTATCTATCTCTTTGAAGTTAGCAGATGAGAAGGGTAACATCTTGGATGAGAGTGATGAGGTGATGTACCTTCACGGTGGTTATAATCAGATATTTCAAAAACTGGAAGATGAATTAGAGGGGAAAAAAGTTGGTGATACTTTTGACCTTTTACTCGCTCCTGCAGACGCTTTTGGTGAGTTTAACGAATCTTTAATGGTAAAAGAGTTACTAACGGATCTTCCAGAAGAGATTGCTGTTGGAATGGAGCTTGAAGGTGAAGATGAATCAGTCGTTTTCGTTGTTGAAAGTATAGATGATGAATATGCAACACTGAATGCGAACCATGAACTTGCAGGAATCCCTTTAAGAGTATCTGGTGAAGTTTTAGAGATGGAACACCTTTCAGATGCTGGAGTAGAAGAGATACTCAATATGGAACATGAACACTAG
- a CDS encoding DUF2920 family protein, which produces MVEFKTFQTTGHDDFELNIKRESKLTYHISYRTDNKHNGIIFVIPGFGEDASVEYQKNLLTHIAQEYGLLAVFVEYHAIFSRPSNGAIISFDERDGARLIDLIQKYNVILDENDLSVKSILLALNRSLPKDNEEIISATLYPAKNEYQNFGILQAIDILSVLYDLKSLGYGELIEKAPIIAMGSSHGGYIANLLAKLAPNTFDFIIDNSCYVKPPLKYIVGKEHDITRSELKTKYPNFTLSSYTFTHWTKDPQSKNHFSDSAYEIRDLTNPSHLDTMLNKYKSKTSYFSYHSKYDQYIAPYDDKLEYVNHLKEHDRPYTFMTIESEDQVDGKLIKNLDHAMGASNKEILKNTLPSILKEGINSGKTDLCNQSVISYTTSENNTYEFKFNEDNISARITPAS; this is translated from the coding sequence GTGGTAGAGTTTAAAACCTTTCAAACTACCGGACATGATGATTTTGAGCTAAATATAAAAAGAGAGAGTAAGCTCACGTATCATATCTCGTATAGAACAGACAACAAACATAACGGCATCATATTTGTCATTCCCGGATTTGGTGAAGATGCGAGCGTAGAGTATCAGAAAAATCTCTTAACACATATTGCGCAGGAGTATGGGCTACTTGCAGTTTTTGTAGAGTATCATGCTATCTTTTCAAGACCTTCTAACGGTGCTATTATCAGTTTTGATGAAAGAGACGGAGCAAGACTCATAGATCTCATTCAAAAATACAATGTCATCTTAGATGAAAACGATTTAAGTGTTAAGTCTATTCTTCTAGCATTAAATCGTTCGCTTCCCAAGGATAATGAAGAGATTATCAGCGCTACTCTTTATCCTGCTAAGAATGAATACCAGAACTTCGGTATCTTACAAGCTATAGACATCCTGAGTGTTTTATATGATTTAAAATCTTTAGGCTACGGCGAACTTATCGAAAAAGCACCGATCATTGCTATGGGTAGCTCACATGGAGGATATATAGCAAACTTGTTAGCTAAACTAGCTCCAAACACGTTTGATTTTATCATAGACAACTCTTGCTACGTAAAACCTCCTCTAAAGTATATTGTAGGCAAAGAACACGACATTACCAGATCTGAACTAAAGACTAAATATCCAAATTTCACATTATCGTCATATACATTCACTCATTGGACGAAAGATCCTCAATCTAAAAACCATTTTTCAGATTCTGCCTATGAGATAAGGGACTTAACAAACCCTTCACATCTGGATACTATGTTAAATAAATACAAATCAAAAACATCATATTTTTCGTATCATTCAAAATATGATCAATATATAGCACCTTATGATGATAAGTTAGAATATGTCAATCATCTTAAAGAGCATGATCGCCCTTACACATTTATGACAATTGAGAGTGAAGATCAAGTCGACGGTAAACTTATTAAAAACCTCGATCACGCAATGGGTGCATCCAATAAAGAGATCTTGAAAAACACTTTGCCTTCTATACTAAAAGAGGGAATAAATTCTGGTAAAACCGATCTATGTAACCAGTCGGTGATCTCTTACACAACATCAGAGAATAACACCTATGAATTTAAATTTAATGAAGATAATATAAGCGCAAGGATTACACCTGCTTCTTAA
- a CDS encoding spherulation-specific family 4 protein, which yields MHRLKIFVLAFVMSLVLSSCKEESTMEVSVKKMLVPLYSYPSSNDSWERLIALKNNTNNLEIVAIVNQSNGDFTQPSTSYINGIESLHNAGIDIVGYVYTQYSQRPIDEVKQNIDAWVEFYKPYGLKGFFFDEASNDEKDFEYYKNITQYAQSKGMKFNILNPGTSVDSVYMEGDIASVVVIRETTYTKVVETTNLHQPTEYTKKALLLYSSDQENMVQKVCSYALEHNFEYVYATDHGITDDRWDSLSSYVNELAVLISKGCKN from the coding sequence ATGCATAGATTGAAGATATTTGTTCTTGCTTTTGTAATGAGTTTAGTATTAAGCAGCTGTAAAGAGGAGAGTACAATGGAAGTTAGTGTCAAAAAGATGTTGGTTCCGTTATACTCTTACCCCTCATCCAACGATAGTTGGGAACGTTTAATAGCACTGAAAAACAATACGAACAATCTTGAAATAGTAGCCATAGTAAACCAATCTAACGGAGATTTTACACAACCTAGTACAAGTTATATAAATGGGATTGAATCTTTGCACAATGCAGGGATAGATATAGTCGGCTATGTGTATACGCAGTATTCCCAGCGCCCTATAGATGAGGTAAAACAAAATATAGATGCATGGGTAGAGTTTTACAAGCCCTATGGTCTAAAAGGGTTCTTTTTCGATGAGGCTTCAAACGATGAAAAAGATTTTGAATATTATAAAAATATTACACAATACGCCCAGAGTAAAGGGATGAAATTTAATATTTTAAATCCGGGAACAAGTGTAGACAGTGTGTATATGGAAGGAGATATCGCATCTGTGGTTGTTATACGTGAAACTACATATACAAAGGTTGTAGAAACAACAAATCTCCACCAACCCACTGAATATACAAAAAAAGCACTATTGCTTTATAGCTCAGATCAAGAGAATATGGTACAAAAAGTGTGTAGCTATGCTCTTGAACATAATTTTGAGTATGTTTATGCAACAGATCATGGAATTACCGATGATCGATGGGACTCTTTATCGAGTTATGTCAACGAGCTCGCTGTGTTGATCTCAAAAGGGTGTAAAAATTAA